DNA from Leishmania mexicana MHOM/GT/2001/U1103 complete genome, chromosome 9:
gcacacacgcacacgcacacgcgcacgcacacaacgcaACAGACAGCCGCATCTCTGGAGTTGCGCATACAACGCCAGGTACGCACAGGACAGAAGAGAGACGAAAGACGCGGTCAAATATGCACAAGAAGGGGCATGCgcccggggggggggaggggagacggtgctgagggcggcggtggccttCCACATCTCGTGATCTTGCCTCTCCTTCCTCACTTCTTGTGTGTGGTTCACCTCTGTGCCAGTCGACACAGCGCGCACCATTCATTGCTTCTGGCGCCTCCCGAGGAATTCATGCAGCGGTGTAATACCGGTATACGCCACAACTTCATCGTATTCCTTGGCGAGCATGTCTTCCCACGGCACATTAAGGTACATGGGCACGGCGGGCTCCCCGTGGCGGGAGCAAGGCGCGTTGCGAGAGGCCCACTCCCAATAGAGCCGCATGCGTGCCCACTGCGCTGCTGACAGATGCGGCGCTCCACCCAGCAGCGAAAGCAGCCCAAGAGGCAGACCCGTGTGCTTATACTCAAAGATCTtcaccgccagctcctcctctaTCGAGCGGCCACAACCGGTAATGGTGTGCACAAAGTCGTGGCACTGCCTGTACCGCGTCATTACATACGCCAAAGTCGGATCAGCAATGTGCTTCACCGCCGTTCGCCCACTTGGCAGGAAAAGATTACGGTCCATGTAGGCGGCATACCTGAAGCCGAAGGTGGATGGTGCGAGGCCGCGGCTAAACTCGAGCACCTCATCGCCCACGACAGGCTTGTGCTTCAAAATGCTGCGGCCCCGCTGGTCAGCCATCATGCAGTTCTTCATGTTCTCCAGCGAATCGAGCGAGCTGAGCTCACCCACAGCGGAAACTGCATCTACATCCGTCGGATCGCGGATCGCCCTTAGGCTTTCAACTGCAAAGGCGCCTGCTCGATGAGCCAACGCAGCACCAGTTGCAATAAACGGCACCCACTGCATGGCGTGTACACAGAGCAGTCGATTTACCGCGCACGCAAAGATAACAGGACTAcgccgcacgtgcgcgcactcACACAGACGTTTTGCGCGTGCGGTCTCGTAAAGCCTATGTGTGCAGTGACTCGGGCTGCAGTTGTCCCGTGCAAGGGCCGTGCGGGCTCCCTGTAATGGGAATAACTTGGTGCTCGAAAGCACGCCGGTGGCGAGGGGTGAAGGCAGTGGACCGTTCGGTCCGCGCAAGAGAGCGGCAAGGGTGGTAGGAGAGCTGCTATGGTTATGCGTCGCGCCTCACACCCGCTGAAGAAGGAaggcagcacacacgcacagcatgGAGAGAGCAAGGACAGGGAGAGTGGGTCGGTAAGATGGGGCGATACGGGTGCGTTGCACAAAGTGCAGCGGCTCCGTCCTGTTGCAGCAAAGACCCCACGCGGGAGAACGCAAACGATGAAGGAAAGTGTGAGGTTCATGCCGTCAGGAGGTGGCACGCAATGCCTGCGCGTATGCCTTCACGGGTCTCGACAGCGCCTGCAAACGGGGTTGCTGATCAAGAACAGCAAGAGGCACACTTCACTCGCTATTAGGGGTTCACTGCAGACGGAGCGAGAAACACAGGTGAGAGGAAAGCGAGAGCAAtgcctcttccttctctgttcccgcccgccctcctccggcGGCACCTTCCGCCCGATGCAGGCGACCGCAGCTTACCTTGTGCAGCCTTCCACTGCCTACGCGGCATGGCTACGGCTGAGAAGGTTTAACgagcaacacacacacacacacacacagtaaCCAAAAgacagcggagaggaggggggggggtcccGGGGACGGTCGCACAggagaagcgcggcagcgcagagacGCGCTGACGATGGACTCCCACACAAGCAAACGACCGTctcgagggcagcggcggcgttcTCGCCTGTCAcagcacatacacgcacgcacatgacCTCGCGCGATCGggtcgagagagaggacgaagAGACAAAGGAACGCGGTGGGCATTGGTGCCGCTACCCGCTGGCCGCATGCACTTTTACCTCATCCGTCCACatttgggggaggggggcacatA
Protein-coding regions in this window:
- a CDS encoding ubiquinone biosynthesis protein-like protein,putative, which codes for MKNCMMADQRGRSILKHKPVVGDEVLEFSRGLAPSTFGFRYAAYMDRNLFLPSGRTAVKHIADPTLAYVMTRYRQCHDFVHTITGCGRSIEEELAVKIFEYKHTGLPLGLLSLLGGAPHLSAAQWARMRLYWEWASRNAPCSRHGEPAVPMYLNVPWEDMLAKEYDEVVAYTGITPLHEFLGRRQKQ